The following proteins are co-located in the Leptospira weilii genome:
- a CDS encoding N-acetylneuraminate synthase family protein: MTFLKKFSIASDLYVGAESPPIVVAEIGLNHNNDEEIGKKTIAAAKKAGAQAVKFQSYVTEEFVDIRNPDAKILVDIFKKYELSETMHRKFQKTAVEEGLIFFSTPLCVSSLHLLLSLKVPAIKIASGDVTNKTLLLEAAKSKLPVILSSGAADFFEVNRAISFLEKEGTDKLCLLHCVSLYPTPPEKANLKVIETFKNLYPFPVGFSDHTVGSVAASIAVSLGACMIEKHFTLDRNLDGPDHGISANPEELKTICENVLTAWKMRGNGEKKPWPEEISGRFFGRRSLYADSKGSPIALRPDLTQKAGTYLDSWEVEKANGLESKPGKPFHV, from the coding sequence ATGACTTTTCTAAAAAAATTTTCAATCGCATCCGATCTATACGTAGGCGCGGAATCCCCTCCAATCGTCGTCGCAGAAATCGGGTTGAACCACAATAACGACGAAGAGATCGGTAAAAAAACGATCGCCGCAGCGAAGAAGGCCGGAGCCCAGGCCGTAAAATTCCAATCCTACGTTACGGAAGAGTTCGTAGACATCCGCAATCCGGACGCTAAAATCCTAGTGGATATATTCAAAAAATATGAATTATCCGAAACAATGCACAGAAAATTTCAAAAAACCGCAGTGGAAGAAGGTCTGATATTTTTTTCCACCCCTCTTTGTGTCAGTTCTTTGCATCTTCTTTTAAGTCTTAAAGTTCCCGCGATCAAGATTGCAAGCGGAGACGTTACCAACAAAACCCTTCTTTTAGAAGCCGCAAAATCGAAACTTCCGGTGATTCTCTCCTCGGGCGCCGCGGATTTTTTCGAAGTGAATCGGGCAATTTCATTCTTAGAAAAAGAAGGAACGGACAAACTCTGTCTTTTACACTGCGTTTCTCTTTATCCGACACCTCCGGAAAAAGCGAATCTTAAAGTAATAGAAACATTCAAAAACCTTTATCCGTTTCCGGTCGGTTTTTCGGATCATACCGTCGGAAGTGTCGCCGCTTCAATCGCCGTTTCCTTGGGGGCTTGTATGATCGAAAAACATTTCACTTTGGATCGGAACTTGGACGGACCGGATCACGGAATTTCCGCAAACCCGGAAGAACTAAAAACGATTTGTGAAAACGTTCTTACCGCTTGGAAGATGAGGGGAAACGGCGAAAAAAAACCTTGGCCGGAAGAAATAAGCGGAAGATTTTTCGGTAGAAGATCGTTGTACGCGGATTCCAAAGGTTCGCCGATCGCTCTCCGACCGGATCTAACTCAAAAAGCCGGAACGTATTTAGATTCCTGGGAAGTCGAAAAGGCAAACGGACTCGAATCGAAACCGGGCAAACCCTTTCATGTTTGA
- a CDS encoding LTA synthase family protein has protein sequence MLRRIPSNLKIFSGFTVGFLSLFFLYRLCWCIVFSSKFSAASVFEIMFAFLVGIRFDICVCAILLGPPWILSAIYPLNRFKAYTLLWGILPIFLFFYASAFLIGDTLYFGETNKHLGYEGFVFLGSEFWIIFKSFFAGHTILAIVSCSAIGILFPFTIYKYIRKKTYTFHFAQKRSELLQLLILPPVLFLLVRGGIQSRPLRPSDAMISETHIVNQLVLNGIFTSIMDIKNQSIPNNLKLPYPDAIDSVRKEIEYPGAKFVSEEYPLLRETEETNPGKPPNIVLILLESWTGKYAYTNGQILPEGKRIAPHFEDLIRKGTYFSSFFASGGRTTNGLLSTLTGIPDGPGLTAVRTPQVLSRFGGLGTVLKSIGYNTLFVHGGDVNFDNMLFLFDHWGFDTILGQEYFDTLQKYKPGPWGYYDGDLLNELHEILIKQESPFLAVTLTLTTHYPYRVPSREDEVFSSELEEADFFNVYRYADKSIDSFLEKAKKAPYFKDTVFIFVGDHTHHRNLDYFEDRNVPFLIYSPGRIPSRIDPRISSQLDVIPTILGIVGKKVQFSAMGRNLLDKQISGGVAYFAFGNLFGWIENNWIFYSFTDKVRNSSFSIVPRIGETEECKNDPTKCETYHRKAKSFWNLSYELMNRNLIYPPKNKNTK, from the coding sequence ATGCTAAGAAGAATCCCTTCTAATCTCAAAATTTTTTCGGGCTTTACGGTCGGTTTTTTGTCCTTATTTTTCCTCTATCGACTCTGCTGGTGCATCGTATTCTCTTCCAAGTTTTCGGCCGCTTCCGTTTTTGAAATCATGTTTGCGTTTTTAGTCGGGATTCGTTTTGATATTTGTGTCTGCGCGATTCTTCTCGGGCCCCCTTGGATTCTGTCGGCCATATATCCACTGAATCGTTTTAAGGCCTACACACTCCTTTGGGGAATTCTTCCTATCTTTTTGTTCTTTTACGCGTCGGCGTTTCTAATCGGAGATACTCTTTATTTCGGCGAAACGAACAAACATCTCGGCTACGAAGGTTTTGTTTTTTTAGGTTCGGAGTTTTGGATCATCTTCAAATCGTTCTTTGCGGGGCATACGATTTTAGCAATCGTATCCTGCTCCGCGATCGGAATATTATTCCCTTTTACAATCTATAAATACATTCGAAAAAAAACATATACGTTTCACTTCGCGCAAAAAAGATCCGAACTTCTACAACTACTGATCCTTCCTCCGGTTCTATTCTTGCTCGTTCGCGGCGGAATTCAATCCAGACCTCTCAGACCTAGCGACGCCATGATCTCAGAGACTCATATCGTAAACCAACTTGTTTTAAACGGAATTTTTACTTCCATTATGGATATCAAGAATCAATCGATTCCTAACAACTTGAAATTGCCCTATCCCGACGCGATCGATTCCGTTAGAAAAGAAATCGAATATCCGGGAGCAAAATTCGTTTCCGAAGAATACCCTTTGCTCCGAGAAACCGAAGAAACAAACCCAGGTAAACCGCCTAACATCGTTTTGATTCTTTTGGAAAGCTGGACCGGAAAATACGCATATACGAACGGACAAATTCTTCCCGAGGGAAAACGGATCGCGCCTCACTTCGAAGACCTAATTCGAAAAGGAACCTACTTTTCTTCCTTTTTCGCAAGCGGAGGAAGGACCACAAATGGACTTTTATCCACGTTAACCGGAATTCCCGACGGTCCCGGTTTGACCGCAGTCAGAACGCCTCAAGTTTTGAGCCGCTTCGGAGGCTTGGGAACGGTTTTGAAATCGATCGGATACAACACCCTCTTCGTTCACGGAGGGGATGTAAACTTCGACAACATGCTTTTCCTGTTCGATCACTGGGGTTTTGATACGATTCTCGGCCAGGAATACTTCGATACACTTCAAAAATACAAACCCGGTCCTTGGGGCTACTACGACGGAGATTTGTTAAACGAATTACACGAAATTCTAATCAAACAAGAGTCTCCGTTTTTAGCGGTGACTTTGACCTTAACCACTCACTATCCCTATCGGGTTCCTTCTCGGGAAGACGAGGTGTTTTCTTCCGAACTTGAGGAAGCGGATTTTTTCAACGTATATCGCTACGCGGATAAATCGATCGATTCCTTTTTGGAAAAAGCGAAAAAGGCCCCCTACTTCAAAGATACCGTTTTTATCTTTGTGGGAGATCACACACACCACAGAAATCTGGATTATTTCGAAGACAGAAACGTTCCCTTTCTCATCTATTCTCCGGGAAGGATCCCCTCGCGAATCGATCCGAGAATTTCCTCTCAACTCGACGTCATTCCGACCATCCTTGGAATCGTAGGTAAAAAAGTTCAATTTTCGGCGATGGGAAGAAATCTCTTGGACAAACAAATTTCCGGCGGAGTCGCCTATTTTGCTTTCGGGAATCTTTTCGGTTGGATCGAAAACAACTGGATCTTTTACAGTTTTACGGACAAGGTTCGAAATTCCTCCTTCTCGATCGTTCCAAGAATCGGGGAAACGGAAGAATGTAAGAACGATCCGACAAAATGCGAAACATATCATCGGAAAGCGAAATCATTTTGGAACTTAAGTTATGAGTTAATGAACCGAAATCTTATATATCCCCCGAAGAATAAAAATACGAAGTAA